Genomic window (Pradoshia sp. D12):
CGAGGTACCAAAACCAGGATACTCTTGTCTGATATGTTCCAGTGATAAAGTATGATCACCCTCAAACTGATTATTCGATGGACGTACTTCTCTTTCCATTAAAAAGTCGAAGTTTTCCTGATGACGAATACTTTTCCCAAAATATAAATGCTCCAGCTGATTGATTTGGTCCATCACGCGGAATAAATAACTTACTTTACTGTTTGATAGATGAAACTCAAGCTTGTTTTTATTTACTTTAATCAATTTATTCATATAATAGGAACCCCTTTACGCGGTCACCAAGCTTCGGCAAATATTCGTGACCATATTCCGGAAAGATAATCATTTCCTTTGGCGAAGTGATTTGATTGTAGACCGCAAATTGCTGGGCTGGATAACAAACATCATCCTCAAGGGCAATCGCCCATTTTACTTCCGCCTTAATTCGCGGTGCAAAGTGTTGCAAATCTATGTATTCAAGAGTGTTGAAGAATTCATCTTCACGCTCATGCATCGGATCACGGAAACGAAACCAATAATGAAGTTCCTCATAGGCAGAAGAAGTAATATTAAATTCAAAAGCTTTACGGTAATCACTTAAAAATGGATATTGCGCAACAACCTTTTTCACTCTTGGTTCCAACGCTGCACAAACCAATGATAGAGCTCCGCCCTGTGAGGCACCCTGAATATATATTTCCTCTTCATTGACCTCATCCATCGACATTAAAATTCTGGCAGCCTGTACAGTATCAAGAAATACAGAACGGAAATACAAACTTTCCGGCCCTTCTTCGACACCGCGGATGATGAGTCCCTTCATCGTTGTTCCTTTTACTTTAGAGTTGTTCTCAGAAAGCCCGCCCTGTCCGCGGCAATCCATAGCAAGGACAGAAAAGCCTTCAGCAGCCCAGCTTACTTTATCGCCAAAATCACCACTGTCTCCATGATATCCATGGAACATAAGCATTCCGGGTATTTTTCCATTTACTTGTTTCGGACAAACATATTGGCATCTCACCCTTGCTCCTTCAACACCAATAAAATACAAATTATAAAAATCAGCGACTCGGGAAGGAATTTCAACTCTCTCCAATTCATAATCCAATGGAAGCCGTTCAAGCTCTTCCAGTTGTTTATCCCAAAATTCATCAAAATTCGCAGGTTTTATTCCACTTCCAAGATAATTCTGATATTGATGGATGACTTTTTCTGCTTTCATAAGAACACCCCTTCTTTTGGTATCGCTTTCATTATAAAGAATATACAAAATTATGTAAATGTATATATTTTATGAAAATATGTAAATCCTTTTAAAATTAATTCTACTAGTAAAATAGACTTATCATTTTACATAAAATATTCACATTTTACGGTCATATTGTATTTATAAAGCTTGTTAGTATCGCTGAACAGAGGATTAAACAGTACCGATTGATAATAACTGGTAAAGTTAAAACAAAAATAGTTTAGATATCCTTGACGCTGCGGATGAATGAATACTCGCAAATATACAATTATTGGTTTGACATTGTGCTGCAGGGGAATTGTGTAATAAAACGATGCATAAGGAGGAATAAAAATGCTAACATTTTTACCAAGTAAGGACCCGTCTACTATTGCAGTAGAAATGTACGGGAAATCAACTGAAGAAGATGCACGTAAATTAGATAACTTTGTAAAAGAAAATTTATTGGATGGTAAGGAATTCAATTTACTAGCTGTCATTGAAAACGTCGATGGAGCCAGCCTAAAAGGTCTGGCAGAAGGAATCAAATTCGATACCAAACGAATGAATCAATTTAACAAGATTGCCATTGTAGCAGATCAAAGTTGGTCTAATATGATTGCAACACTCAGTAATCTGGTACCGGGCATTAAAGCTAAGCATTTTGACTCCGATCAGCTGGATGATGCTTGGAATTGGATACTTGGATATAAACAAGACAGTGATGACCCGACAAATGTCATTCTTTAAAATAGCCATTAATTAACTCCCTACAGTTATTTAGGGAGTTATTTTAGTTGTTTTATTAATCTATTAACTATCCATGAATACTTTGAATCAGTTATAAATGAACGATCCTTAAAAGAGAGTAAACTTCTACTATATTACTTTCTTTTTTCTAATGAAAGCAGTGCCTTCTTAACATTCGTCAAAAATGGATAAATTATGTAAATATAATGATATTTAATCCTAAATAATGGACAAACGGAACATTTATTTGGTAATTTATAAGTGTAGGATAATATGCCTAATACTAAATATTAGGCGCTGAGGGGGAATGCCATCATGGCACGTATGGAAGGTAAAGTTGCTATTATTACTGGAGCGGCTCAAGGTATGGGCGCGGCACATGCTCGTAGATTAGTAGAAGAAGGCGCTAAAGTAGTTTTAACAGACCTTAATGTAGAAAAAGGTCAAGCTACAGCTGCTGAACTTGGGGAAAACGCTTTATTTGTAAAACAAAATGTTACTAGTGCTGAAGATTGGGCAAAGGTTGTAGAAGAAGCGGAAAAAGCATTTGGAAAAGTCGATGTCTTAGTCAATAACGCTGGTATTACAATGGCAAAATCTATTTTAGACATGACTGAGGAAGATTATCGCCGTATCGTGGATATTAACCAACTTTCTGTATTCTTAGGAATGAAAGCAGTTATTCCAGCCATGCAAAAAGCTGGCGGTGGATCGATTGTTAATATCTCGTCTATGAACGGAATCGTTGCTGGTGCTATCGGTTATACAGATACTAAATTTGCAGTACGCGGTATGACAAAAGCAGCTGCAATCGAATGTGCAAATTACGGTATTCGTGTAAACTCTATTCACCCAGGTGTCATTGCTACACCAATGGTTGTACAAGAAGATACAAAAGCAGCCGTAGAAGCATTTGCTAAACACATTCCTCTTAAACGTGTGGCTCAATCTGAAGAAGTTTCTAACTTAGTGCTTTACTTGGCATCTGATGAGTCCAGCTACTCAACTGGCAGTGAATTCATCATTGATGGTGGTTTAACAGCACAATAAAGTTTAAAGGCATTAATTTAATACTTATAACCAGAAAGCCAAAACCTTCTAAATCAAGGTCTTGGCTTTTTGCTATTATATATACTAAAAAGCAACAGGAAGTGAATCGATTCCTTTTGAGGAAAGGGCAAATTGCCATTGAATTTCCTCCTGAGGTACATTCAGTCTTAAGTCAGGAAAACGTTTTAATAGGGTAGTAAATGCAATATCTCCCTCTACTCTTGCAAGCGGAGCTCCTAAGCAGGTGTGGACACCATGTCCAAATGCTAGGTGATGATTTATTTTCCGCTTCACGTCTAACCCTTCTGAATCAGTAAATACTTCCTCATCTCGATTCGCGGCTTTTACCGTCACAAGAACCATATCTCCTTTTTTAATATTTTTGCCGCCTATCTCTACATCCTCTTTTGCAAAGCGTGGACCCACACTTGTAGATGGACCGTTGAAACGTAATAATTCCTCTACAGCTGATGGAACTAAACTTAGATCGCTTTTTAATGCTTCAAGTTGTTCAGGATGTTCAAACAACAACATCGATCCCGTTGCGATTAAGTTTGAGGTGGTTTCATGCCCAGCAAAAATTAATAAAGTAATCATTGAGATTAATTCTGATTCTTCAAGACGTTCTCCTTCTGCTTCAATCGCAATAAGCTGACTAATTAAATCATCAGAAGGATTGGCTCTCTTTTCTGCAACCAGGTTTTGGGTGTATTCTCCAAATTCCTGTAAATGGGCTGCTACAGTAGGGTCTTGTCTCCCCCAGCCCATCCCCTTCGCAATCGCGGAGGACCATATATTGAGTTTTTCACGATCTGCGTATGGCACCCCCAACATTTCAGAAATCACATTAATTGGTAATGGATAAGCATAGTCTTTTACAAGATCCATTTCACCCTTAGATTGAACTTTATCAAGTAATTCATCTGCAATTTCTTGAATACGCGGTCGCAAGCCTTCCATATATCTTGGTGTAAATGCTTTTGAGACCAACATCCGTAATCTCCTATGGTCCATACCATCAACAAAAAGCATTGATTTGCCGGTAAAAAATGTGTCAGGTGCTGATGTATCTACCTCGCTATAAATTTTATCTCTAAAACCCTTTTCTCCATCAATAGAGGAAGGATCTACAGTAAATTGTTTGTGATTTTTAAGGATTTGGACTGCCTCATCCATATGTACAACCATCCAAGCTTGACGATCTGCCTCTCCCAAAGGGTTGGGAATAGAAACGATAGGCCCAAGCTCGCGCATTTTTGCAAATACAGAAAATGGATCTTCATTACTCTTTCCACTTAATACACCCAGAACCTGGTTGGAAACCATTTCTTCTGTCTTATTCATCAATCTACCTTCCTTCCATCTTTTCTTTTAGCCTTACATATTCTTAATGATTGTAAGCTCTGATACAATACTCTATTTTTAGTACTCTAATTTGTGTACTATTTCTTAGGATACTATTACCCTGCTATAGAGTAAATGCGAGTAAAGTACTTTTTTAATATAGGTAGAATGAATGTATAGCTTCAAAGAATCCCTTTCTGTCATATGCAAATATATCCCTTTTATAATAAATACTTTTTGCTCATCTAGACACAATGTCATGGGTGAAAAAACTTTTATTTACAAAAAAAGACCTGCACAAAAGCCATAATAGGCATTTATACAAGTCATGATAAGGAAATTATTTAAGCAAGATCCCATTTCATCAAATCAAATCGTCCTTCTCTACTAAAAAGAATTTCTTTTTCTTTTAGCTTAGGGAAATAACGGGCTGTGAATGTTTCTTCTCCTTCATTAATAAATATTTCTAATGAAGAGGTATCTATAAATATTTGCATCGTCTTTAGGCTATCCAGTTTACACGTTCTTGACTCTATCTTCATTGCTTTCTATAACCCACTTTCTTTTTTTCAAGCATACGTTACTAACAAGCTAATAAAAATGAGCTATAGAAGTATTTTAAGTTAAGTCTCAAGCCCTAGAAAACTCTACTGCCTATTATAGATAACCATCAAGATAGCTTCTCCCGTCTAAAAGTTTAATTTATCTGATTAGCCTGCTCTTCAGCCGAATATGTCTTTTTACAATACCATAAAAAGTAAATTATTCTTGTCATACTTTTTACGAAAGGTTGAGATTAATGGGATTTCACTACCTTTAGACATATTTATCTATATAAGAAGTACTTCTTTCTTTCTATTCAGAGCGACAATCTATGCGAAAAAAAAGCCTTTTAAAAAAGACCTGTCCTAAAGTCGTTTTTGCAGACTTCCTGAGCAGGTCTATTTTAGTGATTTCATATATTTTATCTATAAAATTATTTCGCTTTCTCCACGCAATAGCCATAAAAGCGATCACAGTGGTCTATGATTTTATCTTGACTGACCAGGGCATTCACCCATTTTTCCGGAATATTTTTCATCCCGTAATACATACCAGCTATAGTTCCCGTTATAAAAGCAATCGTATCAGTATCATTGCCCAGATTGACCGCTTCAAGAACGGCATCTTCATAGGTTTGAGATTTAAAGAAACACCACAAAGCAGCTTCAAGTGAGTGAACAACATATCCATCCGAGCGAATATCATCGCGGTCTGCTTCAAGCAAGCTTAGACTAAAGATTCTTTCATATGAAGCAAATTCTTGTTGATACTCATTCTCTGATCCAAGCTGTTCCCAGCATGTATTGAGTGCAATTTCCAAGGATTCTAAAGGTGAATGTTGATCGTACATATTCAGCAAAAATTCCACATAAATAATTGTACCAAGGGTAGATCTTGGATGGCCGTGCGTGACATGCGCAATTCTCTCTATTTCCTTTTTCCTCGTCTGAGCATCTGGCTCTTTCGATAATGTAAATACAAGTGGCACTATACGCATAAGTGCGCCATTGCCATTATCATATTCCGTTTTCCCACCACACTGAACAGCCGGTACACCTTGCTTATAACGGCTAATAGCATTTGCGGTTGCAATGCCGATATCGAACATTTCACCATATGGGGTCCAGTAGCCTTTATCCTGGTAGGAAACAAAGCGGTTCATCAAATCATTTTCATCTTTTCCTGCAATTAAATTTTCAATCAGGCACATCGTTAGTGATGTATCATCAGACCATGTTCCAGGAGGCATATTATAGGTCCCATAACCGATCATATCTGTAACGCCGGCATTTCTGGCTTTAAATTCTACCGGTACACCAAGAGCATCCCCAATAATCCCGCCTATAATGGTTGAATATATCTTTTCCTTCATTGTATCTGCTGGAACTCCATCTACTTTTCTTGTCATATGGAATCCTCCCTTATACTGTCTTTTATCTCATTTTACCAAACTAACCTTTCTTCTATAACGGGATTTCCCAAAAACTTAATTCCATTTCCTTCAATTTGTTAAAATAGAATGAATATGTTAATATATCAGAATACTTAATTTTTGGATATCCCTCCAAACTACCATAAAGGAGGACTGATAAAATGAAACAAAGTTTATACCTAGCAGGTGCATTTGTAGGAGTCATTGTTGGAGCGGGATTTGGCTCTGGCCAAGAAATCATGCAGTTTTTTACGAATTTTGGCTTTTACAGTATACCTGCTATTTTGCTGGCAACTGTCTTATTTTCCTTTATTGCCATGCAGCTCTCTCAACTGAGCAGCCATATGCAAGCCACCTCACATAAAGAAATCATCGAGGTTCTTTGCGGACGTTTTCTTGGTCAAGCACTGGATATAATTTTATCGTTCTTTTTATTTGGCGTTGGTGTAATTATGATAGCAGGCGCAGGATCAATTGTTGAGGAACAGTTTGGGATTTCTGCCATCTGGGGTTCACTATTTATGACAGTTATCACCATCCTGACCATGCTATTGAAGGTAGAGAAAATCATCTCTATCATTAGCTCAATCACACCATTTTTATTAGTTATTATGATTTTTATATCAGGATACGCGCTAATTAAAAATGGAATCACTCCTATAGACATAGAGCGTAATGTTGATTTAGACAAAGCAGCGGCTTCAAATTGGTTCATGTCCGCATTACTTTATGTATCCTTTAATGTTGCTGTCGGTTTCTCTATGCTATCTGTTATTAGCGGAACGTTTAAAAATAAAAAACAAGCAGCTATTGGCGGAATTATGGGCGGTATCCTGCTCGGTGTACTCATGCTGCTGATTAATATAGGTATGATGACTGATATGGCTAATATGCAAATTGTAGAAATGCCTACTTTATTTTTAGCTAATAGTATCTCACCTTTAATCGGGAACCTGCTATCTATTATTCTATTGGCTATGATTTACAATACATGCGTGGGAATGTTTTATGCATTCACAGTGCGAATCATTCCTCAAGGACGCTTCTTTCATCCTTCAGTTGTGATATTCGGAGCAATTGGTTTTGGTCTTAGCTTTGCTGGTTTTACTACATTGGTAAACACCGTGTATCCAATCATGGGCTATGTGGGATTTATTTTACTGGCAGCAATTGGCTGGTCCTGGATTAAATCTAAGCACCATGCTCCTGAAATCAATCGCATAAACCCCGTAGCTGAAAAAGAAAAGAAAATAGTCTAGAACTTCAAAGGATTCTATCCCCGTACTATTTATGGCACGGGGCTTTTTTAATGTAATAAATGAAAATACTGCTACAATCTTTCCAGTTTTATCGCTTTAAAGATAGGGGGAGAGGATTCCATTGTTTGGCTCATCCATACTTTCACCCTTTGTCCGGTTTTTAGTTCACCTCTATAATCACTTTGATGGATGGATAGACGCCCGACATTTTTATATTTGGCTTGCAGCTCCTCAATCGGCAAATCCACGTCCTCATTCTCAAAATTTGAATCGAGCACAATGAATACAGCATCGGCTTCGCTAATGATAATTGTTCCTTCGATTCCAGGTGAGTCGATTTGTCGTTCAAGTTCATACAGATAAAGAACGATGAGAAGCAATAAGGATAACCCGATATATAGGGAAACTTTCGTCGTAATCTTCAAGATTCCACCTCCCTTACCCACCTTTATCAATACCTTCATTCTGTTATTCCTAAAATTCCCCTCTGCACTTTTTTAATTACGTATATAATTTAATAAAGGGGGAGCTGTAATGAATTGTTTAGGCTGTAATTTAGCACATAAAAAAGAAAATGTTTATGTAGTTTTTGAAGATGATTATGTTTGTTGTATTTTAGATATTGATCCTTATAACGAAGGACACGTTTTGATTTTACCTAAAAAACATGTTCGATACTTTAATGAATTTGACGATAATACGGCAAGCTCCGTAATGATGGCAGCAAAGAGGCTATCAAAAGTGATAAAAATTTTGTTTAATCCGGATGGCATTACAGTCTGTCAGAACGGTGGAGCATTTGATGAATTAACACATTTTCATATGCATGTAGTTCCGCGGTATGAAGGACAAAATTTTGCAGATTTCTATTCTGAAGATGGAGAAACACTTGGAGAAAAGGAATACGACTTGGAAGAGACGAAAAGAAAGATCACCGAAATGCTAAAGGTTTTGGATTAATTTCCACTACCTTTTTTTATTCATTCCATTATACTACACCCGTTTATTTCTTTTTTATTGCTTTGTATACCAGACTAAACTTATTAAATTTAGTAAACTAGCATCACTCCTGCTATCCCCTTCATCTGTGCCCTCCCATTCATTAGTAATTTTGTTCCCTTTTGCATTTCTTCTACGCTCTATTTCGCGCGATACCCTTTCAAGTTTATTCCCAAATGACATATACATTTTTTTCAAATATAATGGTAGGCGAGGTGAAAATATGATAACCACAAATAGCTTTAAAAGACTTGTATCAATTCTAGCAATTGCAATGCTAGCTTTGGTTACTGCTGCATGCAGTAATAACAAAGGGGAAGAAAGCAAAAAAGAGGAAAAAACCGGCTGGGAAGCCATTAAAGAATCCGGCAAATTAAAAGTTGCAACTTCCGGAACCTTATATCCCGCTTCCTATCATGATTCTGAAACAAATGAATTAACCGGATACGATGTGGAAGTAACACGTGAAGTAGCTAAACGATTAAACCTAGAAGCTGAATTTACTGAAATGGCCTTTGATGGAATGCTAGCCTCCATCAACAATGGACAAACTGACATCGCTGTCAATGATATTACAGCTACTGAGGAAAGAAGAGAAAAATTTTCTTTTTCTGAACCCTATAAATATTCCTTCGGCGCTGCCATCGTTAGAAAATCAGATTTATCCGGCATTAAAGATCTTGATAGTTTAAAAGGGAAAAAAGCAGCTGGAGAAGCAACAACTACATATATGGAAGTGGCACGTGAACATGGAGCTGAAGAAGTCATCTATGACAATGCAACAAATGATCAATATTTGCGAGATGTTTCTACTGGCAGAACTGACATTATTCTAAATGATTATTATACTCAGCGTTTAGCTGTAGCTGCATTTCCAGAATTCGATATTACCGTACATCCTAATATAAAATACAACCCAAGCAATCAAGCCATATTGATGAAAAAGGATAACAGTGACTTGTTGAACGAAATAAACAAGGTATTGGAAGAAATGAAAACGGATGGAACAATGGCGGAGCTCTCTAAAAAATTCTATGACAGCGCAGACGTTACAAAAGAAGTTCAGTTGGACTCAGTTAAATAAGTGATTGAAAGGGAATTTATATGGCAGATATCCAATGGCAATATATATTTAACCCAGAATTAGCAATCGATTCATTGCCATATGTTCTTGAAGGCTTATCGAATACCCTCTTGATTTCATTTATCAGTATGGCTTTGGGATTGATCATTGGTTTCTTTTTGGCTCTTGGACGGAGTTCAAAAAGTAAATGGCTGCGCTGGCCAGCCAGCATGTACATCTCTTTTATGCGCGGTGTACCCATTCTTGTGATTATTTTTATTCTTTATTTTGGCTTTCCGATTATCGGAATTGAATTTACTGCCATGCAAGCGGCTATTATTGGATTCAGTTTTAACAGTGCAGCTTATATTGCTGAAATCAACCGTTCTGCTCTTGGTTCTGTCGATAAAGGACAATGGGAATCCTCACAATCATTGGGTTTATCCTATTGGCAAACCATGGGAGGGATTATCCTTCCGCAGGCTGTCCGAATTGCGCTACCACCTCTCTCTAATGTGTTGCTGGATTTAATCAAAGCTTCTTCATTGGCAGCGATGATAACGGTCCCTGAAATATTTCAGCATGCCAAAATCGTCGGAGGACGGGAATTTGATTATATGACGATGTACATACTTGTAGCGATGATCTATTGGTGCATATGTGCGGCTGTTTCTCTTCTGCAGCGCTATTTAGAAAAAAGAGCTGAGGTGTATTTGCAGAAATAGAATGGCTGCTAAAGCCACTCCTCACTCAATTTCTATTGTTCGGAGACATTTATATGAAATTCCGTAGGGCACAGTTTATTGGATAAAAAGGATAGAGAATCTATCCTTTTTTCATATTGATAGAAAATAAGCAGGGAACAAACCCTGCTATCAAGTCGTTATTCGTTAAATTGACAGAAGTTAAGAATATGACCATCCGGATCTTTAAAATCGAAGGTTCGTATATCCGGGTAATCAGCTATTTCGTCGGCATCTACTTCATTTTCTATAAAGAACTTATGTACTTCATCTATGTTAGTTGTAAAGAAATTAAATGGGTAGTGTTTTGCAGGTTTTGCGTCTGTTGATTGAACAAGGGTTAACGAGGTTTCTCCTATTGTGAAGGCAGCATACCCATTTCGATTCCATCTCATATTTAATCTTAATTTTTCTGAATACCATTTAATCGAGTAGTCTAAATCGCTTACCTCTAAAAATACGGTATCAATTCTCTTTACCAGTCCTTCCATTCTTCTACTCCTTCTAATTATTTTCCATAATTAAATTCCATCAAAGAAAGTGTATTTCCTATAGAAATTGAAATAACCCCCGAAAGTTAGAATTGATATCCGACTTTTGGGGGCCACTTCTGATAGCCCTTGAAACAAAAAGGAGTATCTGCTTTTAATTTCATAAATGACTCAATCTTTTTCTTTAGCCTTCTGTGTATCCCTAATATTTTTTTGAACAGTTATGGCAGCGAATACACTTAATACAAAGGACATACCATAAAATCCTTTCTCACTTAAATCAATACTTCCCGCATTATAAAGACCGATGCCCATCAAGGCGATTGCAACAATAAGAGCAAACCAGCTAATTCCATAATAGATGGCTGTCACAGGTATATCCTCATCTCGATCTCTAACCGCCTTTTGTAATGATACTGCTGAATAAAGTCCAAATACTAATACTGCGAAATAATACCCTTTTTCGTTTAATTCCATTGAAGCATTAAATAATCCTATTAGATAAGCAGCAACCCCTACCAATAAAGCCGCCCAGGTAGCACCTTTAAAAGCAGTCGTTGGTTCCCCAGGATGTCTTTCGACCTTCTTTTTTGGAACACTTTGTTCGTTATCTAATAAATATTCATTCTCATTCGACACTGAGTCTTTTCACCTCTCCTCTATATAAATAGTAATTATGTAAAGCGGAATTCCGCCTCTATATCTATTGTATAGAATATTATTACAAATTAGTACATATTATCCTTTTTTCGTTATTCAATTGTCTTCACAAGGGCCTATTATAGCATGCGACTAATCAAGATTGTGGTGAATATCCAAGCCTTTTAACACCCAACATAAGTACCGACACAAAAAATATAATGAGCAAAATAAAAAGTTCAACCAGTCTTGTTCTGGTTGAACTTTATTATTTTGCAGATTGATCTCACAATCTCTGAGAATCTCACAGATCTTATACGTTAACTGTCTCTGCTCTATTCTCTTTTCTCTTATGGATTTTCTTCATTACAAATCTGGCAATTGGCTGTGCTACTATTAATTCAATCCAAAATGCCACACCGAAATTCCTAAACCAGCTCAAAAAGAAATTTTGAAAAGGTTCTAAGCTGATTTGTTTTGAGCCAACCCAGGTACCGATAATGGTTAAAAGGACGGATAGAACGGTTACATTGAAAAATGTATTCATTAAAACTCTTGCATTGAATCCATCTGTTTTACCTATGAATTTAGGCATTATTTTACCAACCACAGGTCCAGCAACAAATCTCACCAATAAAACAACAATGATCCACATAATTGGAATAATCTTTAAGGTTTCGATATAATTTTCTTTACTGAAACCACGTTCCAATCCCATAATAATTGGTGCAATCGTATTTACTGAGATGATTGAAATGATGAGCATAAATAATATGCCTTCTCTTGCGTTTTGTGGCAACCTATCTTCTCTATGCATATATACCCTCCGAAAAATGAAAAATTCAGATGGCAGACGTATCATCAAGACATATATTTTTGGCATATCAACTATACCAATATCTCTACACACTGATTTAAACATATTACCATGTTAGGAGAAAAATTTTCAATCACCAATTTTCTACTTATTAAAAGACTATTTGCTCTTTAATAGATTCCAATTTTACAAGTGAACCATTTCAAGAGTTTAACTGCAAATCAATGGAAGATGTCTGAATTAGATTTGTAGCTTATTGTAGGATACTATATAGCCGTTTAAATCCTTGATTGTACCAGATAATTCACCGGATGATTGATTTGCTTCATCTATAATAGCGGTTATTTCTTTTAAATCCTTTTCCGCTTTTAACGCTGAGTATATCTTTTGCTCCAAGTTAAGTACTTCTTCATATTGATCAAGGGCTTGATTATATGTTTGTAACAGGTTAATCAGTGAGTCATGGAGGCTCAACAATGTTTCCTTATGTACTTTTTTCTGATCTATTTTACTCAGTAATTCTTCTGATTCTTTCATTTGTATTAATTGGTTTTCTACCAATGATTTGTCCTCGTCAACCATTAGTTTACACTGATTGATTGTCTCTTCAGCCTTACTTATTTGGTTTTCAGCCTTTTTTAGGTTATCTGCTCCATCTTTTACTGTCCTTTCGTATAGGGATTGCAGCTTATTATTTTCGGTATTAAAAAGCTCCCCATAATTCATATTAGACTTAAAATCCCATGCCACTTGATTATGAACCTTTAAATATTTT
Coding sequences:
- a CDS encoding acetylxylan esterase yields the protein MKAEKVIHQYQNYLGSGIKPANFDEFWDKQLEELERLPLDYELERVEIPSRVADFYNLYFIGVEGARVRCQYVCPKQVNGKIPGMLMFHGYHGDSGDFGDKVSWAAEGFSVLAMDCRGQGGLSENNSKVKGTTMKGLIIRGVEEGPESLYFRSVFLDTVQAARILMSMDEVNEEEIYIQGASQGGALSLVCAALEPRVKKVVAQYPFLSDYRKAFEFNITSSAYEELHYWFRFRDPMHEREDEFFNTLEYIDLQHFAPRIKAEVKWAIALEDDVCYPAQQFAVYNQITSPKEMIIFPEYGHEYLPKLGDRVKGFLLYE
- a CDS encoding DUF3221 domain-containing protein — translated: MKITTKVSLYIGLSLLLLIVLYLYELERQIDSPGIEGTIIISEADAVFIVLDSNFENEDVDLPIEELQAKYKNVGRLSIHQSDYRGELKTGQRVKVWMSQTMESSPPIFKAIKLERL
- a CDS encoding amino acid ABC transporter permease, with amino-acid sequence MADIQWQYIFNPELAIDSLPYVLEGLSNTLLISFISMALGLIIGFFLALGRSSKSKWLRWPASMYISFMRGVPILVIIFILYFGFPIIGIEFTAMQAAIIGFSFNSAAYIAEINRSALGSVDKGQWESSQSLGLSYWQTMGGIILPQAVRIALPPLSNVLLDLIKASSLAAMITVPEIFQHAKIVGGREFDYMTMYILVAMIYWCICAAVSLLQRYLEKRAEVYLQK
- a CDS encoding STAS/SEC14 domain-containing protein → MLTFLPSKDPSTIAVEMYGKSTEEDARKLDNFVKENLLDGKEFNLLAVIENVDGASLKGLAEGIKFDTKRMNQFNKIAIVADQSWSNMIATLSNLVPGIKAKHFDSDQLDDAWNWILGYKQDSDDPTNVIL
- a CDS encoding ADP-ribosylglycohydrolase family protein; this encodes MTRKVDGVPADTMKEKIYSTIIGGIIGDALGVPVEFKARNAGVTDMIGYGTYNMPPGTWSDDTSLTMCLIENLIAGKDENDLMNRFVSYQDKGYWTPYGEMFDIGIATANAISRYKQGVPAVQCGGKTEYDNGNGALMRIVPLVFTLSKEPDAQTRKKEIERIAHVTHGHPRSTLGTIIYVEFLLNMYDQHSPLESLEIALNTCWEQLGSENEYQQEFASYERIFSLSLLEADRDDIRSDGYVVHSLEAALWCFFKSQTYEDAVLEAVNLGNDTDTIAFITGTIAGMYYGMKNIPEKWVNALVSQDKIIDHCDRFYGYCVEKAK
- a CDS encoding cytochrome P450 family protein; this encodes MNKTEEMVSNQVLGVLSGKSNEDPFSVFAKMRELGPIVSIPNPLGEADRQAWMVVHMDEAVQILKNHKQFTVDPSSIDGEKGFRDKIYSEVDTSAPDTFFTGKSMLFVDGMDHRRLRMLVSKAFTPRYMEGLRPRIQEIADELLDKVQSKGEMDLVKDYAYPLPINVISEMLGVPYADREKLNIWSSAIAKGMGWGRQDPTVAAHLQEFGEYTQNLVAEKRANPSDDLISQLIAIEAEGERLEESELISMITLLIFAGHETTSNLIATGSMLLFEHPEQLEALKSDLSLVPSAVEELLRFNGPSTSVGPRFAKEDVEIGGKNIKKGDMVLVTVKAANRDEEVFTDSEGLDVKRKINHHLAFGHGVHTCLGAPLARVEGDIAFTTLLKRFPDLRLNVPQEEIQWQFALSSKGIDSLPVAF
- a CDS encoding GH32 C-terminal domain-containing protein — its product is MKIESRTCKLDSLKTMQIFIDTSSLEIFINEGEETFTARYFPKLKEKEILFSREGRFDLMKWDLA
- a CDS encoding glucose 1-dehydrogenase, whose translation is MARMEGKVAIITGAAQGMGAAHARRLVEEGAKVVLTDLNVEKGQATAAELGENALFVKQNVTSAEDWAKVVEEAEKAFGKVDVLVNNAGITMAKSILDMTEEDYRRIVDINQLSVFLGMKAVIPAMQKAGGGSIVNISSMNGIVAGAIGYTDTKFAVRGMTKAAAIECANYGIRVNSIHPGVIATPMVVQEDTKAAVEAFAKHIPLKRVAQSEEVSNLVLYLASDESSYSTGSEFIIDGGLTAQ
- a CDS encoding transporter substrate-binding domain-containing protein; this translates as MITTNSFKRLVSILAIAMLALVTAACSNNKGEESKKEEKTGWEAIKESGKLKVATSGTLYPASYHDSETNELTGYDVEVTREVAKRLNLEAEFTEMAFDGMLASINNGQTDIAVNDITATEERREKFSFSEPYKYSFGAAIVRKSDLSGIKDLDSLKGKKAAGEATTTYMEVAREHGAEEVIYDNATNDQYLRDVSTGRTDIILNDYYTQRLAVAAFPEFDITVHPNIKYNPSNQAILMKKDNSDLLNEINKVLEEMKTDGTMAELSKKFYDSADVTKEVQLDSVK
- a CDS encoding HIT family protein — its product is MNCLGCNLAHKKENVYVVFEDDYVCCILDIDPYNEGHVLILPKKHVRYFNEFDDNTASSVMMAAKRLSKVIKILFNPDGITVCQNGGAFDELTHFHMHVVPRYEGQNFADFYSEDGETLGEKEYDLEETKRKITEMLKVLD